In ANME-2 cluster archaeon, a single genomic region encodes these proteins:
- a CDS encoding type II toxin-antitoxin system RelE/ParE family toxin, which translates to MRILWTEPSLQDLESIRDYIKRDSEFYASLFIERIIEAVERLETFPEMGRKVPEAEEENIREIIFQNYRIIYRLETEQVLILTILHAACDFNKTRNTWVVN; encoded by the coding sequence ATGAGGATTCTGTGGACTGAACCATCTCTTCAAGACCTTGAGAGTATCAGGGATTACATTAAACGTGATTCAGAATTTTATGCATCCTTGTTCATCGAGAGAATTATTGAAGCAGTGGAAAGGTTGGAAACTTTTCCTGAAATGGGGCGTAAAGTTCCAGAAGCTGAAGAAGAAAATATCAGGGAAATTATTTTCCAGAACTACAGGATTATCTATAGGTTAGAAACTGAACAGGTTTTAATTCTTACAATTCTACATGCAGCCTGCGATTTTAATAAAACAAGAAATACATGGGTTGTAAATTAA